The following proteins come from a genomic window of Budorcas taxicolor isolate Tak-1 chromosome 24, Takin1.1, whole genome shotgun sequence:
- the CHRNB3 gene encoding neuronal acetylcholine receptor subunit beta-3, which yields MERPGQVRWWEVHAGRDRNPREVRQDNVGAVAAVGFRSIAEEEDALLRHLFQGYQKWVRPVLHSNDTIKVYFGLKISQLVDVDEKNQLMTTNVWLKQEWTDHKLRWNPDEYGGIHSIKVPSESLWLPDIVLFENADGRFEGSLMTKAVVKSDGTVVWTPPASYKSSCTMDVTFFPFDRQNCPMKFGSWTYDGTMVDLVLTDENVDRKDFFDNGEWEIVNARGTAGGRRHGADWHPFISYSFVLRRLPLFYTLFLIVPCLGLSFLTVLVFYLPSDEGEKLSLSTSVLVSLTVFLLVIEEIIPSSSKVIPLIGEYLLFIMVFVTLSIVVTVFVINVHHRSSSAYHPMAPWVKRLFLQTLPKLLCMKDHVDRYSLPGREERKPALRGQVLERKKQKQMSDGEKVLVAFLEKAADSIRYISSHVKKEHFISQVVQDWKFAAQVLDRIFLWLFLITSVTGSVLIFTPALKMWLHSYHQEQESRAI from the exons ATGGAGAGGCCAGGCCAGGTGCGGTGGTGGGAGGTGCATGCAGGCAGAGACCGCAATCCTCGGGAGGTGAGGCAGGACAACGTGGGCGCTGTGG CCGCTGTGGGATTCAGGTCCATAGCTGAAGAAGAAGATGCGCTGCTCAGACACTTATTCCAAGGTTACCAGAAATGGGTTCGCCCCGTATTGCACTCGAACGACACCATAAAAGTCTACTTTGGATTGAAAATCTCTCAGCTGGTGGATGTG gaTGAAAAGAATCAGCTGATGACGACAAATGTGTGGCTCAAACAG GAATGGACAGACCACAAGTTACGCTGGAATCCGGATGAATACGGTGGGATTCATTCCATTAAAGTTCCATCAGAATCTCTCTGGCTTCCTGACATAGTCCTCTTTGAAAA CGCCGACGGCCGGTTCGAAGGCTCGCTCATGACCAAGGCTGTGGTCAAATCGGACGGGACCGTGGTGTGGACGCCTCCCGCCAGCTACAAGAGCTCCTGCACCATGGACGTCACCTTCTTCCCCTTCGACCGGCAGAACTGCCCCATGAAGTTCGGATCCTGGACTTACGACGGGACCATGGTGGACCTCGTCCTCACAGACGAGAACGTGGACCGGAAGGACTTCTTCGACAACGGAGAGTGGGAGATCGTGAACGCCAGGGGCACGGCTGGGGGCCGCAGGCACGGCGCCGACTGGCACCCGTTCATCAGCTACTCCTTCGTGCTGCGCCGCCTGCCCCTGTTCTACACGCTCTTCCTCATCGTCCCGTGCCTGGGGCTGTCCTTCCTGACCGTGCTGGTCTTCTACTTGCCCTCCGACGAGGGCGAGAAGCTCTCCTTATCCACCTCTGTCCTGGTTTCCCTCACGGTCTTCCTCCTGGTGATTGAGGAGATCATCCCGTCTTCCTCCAAGGTCATCCCGCTCATCGGGGAGTACCTCCTGTTCATCATGGTCTTCGTCACCCTCTCCATCGTCGTCACTGTGTTTGTCATCAACGTCCACCACAGATCTTCCTCAGCCTACCACCCCATGGCCCCCTGGGTTAAGCGGCTCTTTCTGCAAACCCTTCCCAAGTTACTCTGCATGAAGGACCACGTGGATCGCTACTCTCTCCCAGGTAGAGAGGAGAGGAAACCCGCCCTGAGGGGTCAAGtcctggaaagaaagaaacaaaagcagatgAGTGATGGAGAAAAGGTTCTGGTCGCTTTCCTGGAAAAGGCGGCGGATTCCATCAGATACATTTCCAGCCACGTGAAGAAGGAGCATTTCATCAGCCAG GTGGTGCAAGACTGGAAGTTCGCGGCTCAAGTTCTCGATCGGATTTTCCTGTGGCTCTTTCTGATCACATCCGTCACCGGCTCGGTTCTGATTTTCACCCCTGCTTTGAAGATGTGGCTACACAGTTACCATCAGGAGCAGGAATCCAGAGCTATCTAA